In one window of Henckelia pumila isolate YLH828 chromosome 1, ASM3356847v2, whole genome shotgun sequence DNA:
- the LOC140877026 gene encoding calmodulin-binding transcription activator 5-like: MFYFCYKNISSQFNLFCHLIAVFSLSSALVVLPMESSVRGPLVGSEIHGFRTKEDLDVGTMMAEAKSRWLRPNEIHAILCNNKYFTVNVKPVNLPKSGTIVLFDRKMFRNFRKDGYNWKKKKDGKTVKEAHEHLKVGNEERIHVYYAHGEDSPTFVRRCYWLLDKSLEHIVLVHYRETQEGSPDTSVNSNPGPAISDPPASLPLLEEFDSALHRAYHDTSISLLERHDSLNVKNHEQRLHEINTLEWDELLVSDDSHKLFTRHDGKTSDFERSNLSQMNSYRIHDDGSITNKISPESSGSNVSSGQVAETFPIGYDVFGNLSYNMVGGETVVDSTGLGPCVIDSLNNVAKDGLQSQDSIGRWMSYIIADSPESVNNQAVESSISTGHQSYTPPRMDDHRSCALGEIFKITNISPGWAFSTEKTKILVVGVFNEGCSPSSESSLFLACGDSIVPAEVVQAGVFQCSISPQTPGLVNLYLSFNGHKPVSQVLTFEFRAPVVPVMTIPSENKTTWEEFQLQIRLSHLLFSSSKGLGIFSSKLLPNAVKEAKAFCQKTSQISDRWMYLTKAIQNSKMSLHEAKENLFELTLQNRLHEWLLEKVVSGCKISERDEQGQGVIHLCAILGYTWSVYPFSCSGLSLDYRDKFGWTALHWAAYYGREKMVATLLSAGAKPNLVTDPTAENPGGCTAADLASNNAYDGLAAYLAEKALVSHFKDMTLAGNVSGSLQTTINEIVNSENFSEEESYLKDTLAAYRTAADAAARIQAAFREHSFKVRTKEVQSSNPEIEARNIVAAMRIQHAYRNFETRKKISAAARIQYRFRTWKMRKDFLNLRRQTIKIQAFFRAFQARKQYRKIVWSVGIFEKAVLRWRLKRKGFRGLQVQPDETPEDPNRASDVEEGFFQASRKQAEERVERSVVRVQAMFRSRQAQEEYRRMKLAHNQATLEYEGRIHPDTEMQ; the protein is encoded by the exons ATGTTTTACTtttgctataagaatatcagcTCGCAATTCAATTTGTTTTGCCATTTAATTGCAGTATTTTCGCTGTCATCGGCGCTTGTAGTGTTGCCCATGGAGAGTAGTGTACGGGGTCCGCTAGTTGGGTCTGAAATTCATGGGTTTCGCACCAAAGAAG ATTTGGATGTTGGCACTATGATGGCGGAGGCGAAGTCAAGATGGCTCAGGCCTAATGAGATTCATGCCATACTTTGCAACAACAAATATTTCACTGTGAATGTCAAACCTGTGAATCTGCCAAAAA GTGGCACCATTGTGTTATTTGATCGTAAGATGTTCCGGAATTTTCGGAAAGATGGCTATAACTGgaagaagaaaaaggatggaaaAACAGTTAAAGAAGCCCACGAGCACTTAAAA GTTGGTAATGAGGAAAGAATTCATGTATACTATGCACATGGAGAAGACAGCCCAACTTTTGTTCGCAGATGTTACTGGCTGTTGGACAA ATCTCTGGAACATATCGTCCTTGTGCATTATCGAGAAACACAAGAG GGTTCCCCTGACACATCTGTCAATTCCAATCCTGGTCCAGCTATCTCTGACCCACCTGCCTCTTTGCCTTTGTTGGAAGAATTTGATTCTGCTCTTCATCGTGCATATCATGACACCAGCATATCACTTTTag AGCGACATGACAGCTTAAATGTGAAAAACCACGAGCAGAGACTTCATGAGATAAACACACTTGAATGGGATGAACTTTTGGTGTCGGATGATTCGCACAAGCTGTTTACTCGGCATGATG GAAAAACTTCAGATTTTGAGCGCTCTAATCTAAGTCAGATGAACAGTTACAGAATACAT GACGATGGCTCGATAACTAACAAGATATCCCCTGAAAGTTCTGGAAGCAATGTTTCTTCTGGACAAGTTGCTGAGACTTTTCCCATTGGTTATGATGTTTTTGGTAATTTATCTTACAATATGGTGGGTGGTGAGACTGTTGTGGATTCAACTGGATTGGGACCATGTGTAATTGATTCTCTAAATAACGTGGCAAAAGATGGTCTGCAATCTCAGGACAGTATAGGAAGGTGGATGAGCTACATCATTGCTGATTCTCCAGAATCAGTGAACAATCAGGCTGTGGAATCTTCAATCTCAACTGGCCACCAGTCTTATACGCCTCCGAGGATGGACGATCATCGGTCATGTGCCTTGGGGGAAATATTTAAGATAACAAATATTTCACCTGGTTGGGCTTTTTCTACTGAAAAAACAAAG ATTTTGGTTGTTGGGGTTTTTAATGAGGGGTGCTCACCCAGCTCAGAGTCCAGTTTATTTCTTGCATGTGGAGATTCCATTGTCCCTGCTGAAGTTGTACAAGCTGGAGTATTTCAATGTTCAATTTCTCCTCAAACTCCAGGACTAGTGAATCTCTATCTGAGTTTTAATGGCCATAAACCAGTCAGCCAAGTTTTGACCTTTGAATTTCGTGCTCCTGTAGTTCCCGTTATGACAATTCCTTCGGAGAATAAAACTACTTGGGAAGAATTTCAACTTCAAATTAGACTCTCTCATCTGTTGTTTTCATCTTCTAAGGGCCTGGGAATCTTTTCCTCTAAGTTACTCCCAAATGCCGTAAAGGAAGCAAAAGCTTTTTGTCAGAAAACATCACAAATCTCTGACCGTTGGATGTATTTGACCAAAGCAATCCAAAACTCTAAGATGTCTCTTCACGAGGCAAAAGAAAACTTGTTTGAATTGACTTTGCAAAATAGACTACATGAATGGTTGCTAGAAAAAGTGGTTTCAGGGTGCAAAATTTCCGAACGTGATGAACAAGGTCAGGGTGTGATTCATTTGTGTGCCATCTTAGGTTATACATGGTCAGTGTACCCATTTTCATGCTCTGGCTTGTCACTGGATTATCGAGACAAATTTGGATGGACTGCATTACACTGGGCGGCATATTATGGAAG GGAGAAAATGGTGGCAACCCTTTTATCTGCTGGTGCAAAGCCAAATTTAGTAACAGATCCAACTGCAGAAAACCCTGGAGGTTGCACTGCTGCTGATCTTGCTTCTAACAATGCGTATGATGGTTTGGCAGCTTATCTTGCTGAGAAGGCTTTAGTTTCTCATTTTAAAGATATGACATTGGCCGGAAATGTTAGTGGGTCACTGCAAACTACCATAAATGAAATAGTAAACTCTGAGAACTTCAGCGAGGAGGAGTCTTATTTGAAGGATACTCTAGCAGCTTACAGGACAGCTGCCGATGCAGCAGCACGCATTCAGGCTGCATTCAGGGAGCACTCTTTCAAAGTGCGGACCAAAGAAGTTCAGTCATCAAATCCAGAAATCGAAGCACGAAACATAGTTGCAGCAATGAGGATTCAGCATGCTTACCGGAACTTCGAGACACGCAAAAAAATTTCAGCTGCTGCGAGAATCCAATATAGGTTCCGCACTTGGAAGATGCGGAAGGATTTCCTCAACTTACGTCGTCAGACTATCAAAATTCAAG CGTTTTTTCGAGCTTTTCAAGCCAGGAAGCAGTATCGCAAGATTGTGTGGTCAGTTGGGATCTTTGAAAAAGCAGTACTGCGCTGGCGTTTAAAGAGAAAAGGGTTCCGAGGCCTTCAGGTCCAACCTGATGAAACTCCTGAAGATCCAAATCGAGCAAGTGATGTTGAGGAAGGCTTCTTCCAAGCCAGCAGGAAACAAGCTGAGGAACGAGTCGAGAGATCTGTTGTAAGAGTCCAGGCAATGTTTAGATCAAGGCAAGCACAAGAAGAATATAGAAGAATGAAATTAGCGCATAATCAAGCAACG CTGGAATATGAAGGACGTATACATCCTGACACTGAAATGCAATAA
- the LOC140861859 gene encoding uncharacterized protein: protein MESGNGSCNLLFLGCCKFKKQLFITSIFSDCSLMDVFASLRKKYAEISSESIILQYVAPLHKMIVSLNDDDDVLNMIHLHICVKLTTIELRAEKRNEHLNNLNDGRVDEKNTQSKSDKEIEQAPCSNNIDAWINCIRGVGQTFKGAGEFRKCLKNFSVATRRSFVYVKNDNEKVIVICSEKSCDWRIYASKHKRDNLFAIRKCKLQHSCGENNLRSRGHPRADVYWIANVVKEKLRGEPSYRPCTMQMDLQRDFEVELEYRKVWKGKELAMHEILGTDEGCYDRLRWYCDAVKKTNPGSVVQCEIEPLTKKFRRLFICFHACAVGFVSGCRPLIFLDGTHIKNKYKGCILVAVSKDANDDLFTIAYAIVDAENDSNWDWFCYHVSRVLLYYQCIPFDEFTFFSDIHPSIIKAVNQVLRSYPRHNKNHWSSVFKKVVYAPSFQEYEQHINNIFESMPLARGFIKFEVVDGEKPFVVDLVDMTCSCRDWQINKLLCKHTCSAIETKALSVYDFCDKYFKIEVYRAAYKRHINLIPTFDINESCVAASNVIQDPSVRSQAGRRGTKRIPSQVNIRVSTCGRCHARGHNRRSCKEPIVMVRVRPFTSQGARNHCATHGLLPI, encoded by the exons ATGGAATCTGGAAATGGTTCTTGCAATCTTTTGTTTTTGGGTTGCTGTAAATTCAAGAAGCAGTTGTTTATCACCTCAATCTTCAGTGATTGTAGCTTGATGGATGTTTTTGCGAGTCTGAGAAAAAAATATGCAGAAATATCTTCGGAATCCATTATTCTTCAATACGTAGCTCCATTGCATAAGATGATTGTGTCTttgaatgatgatgatgatgtcctTAATATGATTCATCTTCATATATGTGTAAAGCTTACGACGATTGAATTGAGGGCAGAGAAAAGAAATGAACACTTAAACAACTTGAATGATGGGAG GGTTGATGAGAAAAACACGCAGTCGAAGAGTGATAAAGAGATTGAACAGGCCCCTTGCTCCAACAATATAGATGCCTGGATTAATTGCATTCGTGGTGTAGGACAAACATTCAAGGGTGCCGGTGAATTTAGAAAATGTTTGAAAAACTTTTCTGTTGCTACAAGACGTTCATTTGTTTATGTAAAAAATGACAACGAGAAGGTTATTGTTATTTGTAGTGAAAAGAGCTGTGATTGGAGAATttatgcttcaaaacataaaagaGACAATCTTTTTGCTATCAGAAAATGTAAACTACAACATAGTTGTGGTGAGAACAATCTACGTAGCAGAGGGCATCCTAGAGCCGATGTCTATTGGATAGCGAATgttgtgaaagaaaaattgaGAGGAGAGCCCTCTTATCGTCCGTGTACAATGCAGATGGACTTGCAAAGAGATTTTGAGGTAGAGTTAGAATACCGCAAAGTGTGGAAGGGTAAGGAGTTGGCGATGCATGAAATTCTTGGCACAGATGAAGGATGCTATGATAGATTAAGATGGTACTGTGATGCTGTTAAAAAGACTAATCCTGGTAGTGTTGTACAGTGTGAGATTGAACCTTTGACTAAAAAATTCAGACGGTTGTTCATttgttttcatgcatgtgccGTTGGTTTTGTTAGTGGTTGTAGGCCGTTGATATTTTTGGATGGTACTCATATAAAGAATAAGTATAAAGGATGTATCTTAGTTGCTGTGTCGAAAGATGCGAACGATGATCTGTTCACAATTGCTTATGCCATAGTAGATGCGGAGAATGATTCAAACTGGGATTGGTTTTGTTATCATGTGAGTCGTGTGCTCCTTTACTATCAATGCATTCCATTCGACGAGTTCACATTTTTCTCGGACATACATCCCAGTATCATCAAGGCAGTGAATCAA GTGTTGAGAAGTTATCCCAGACATAACAAAAATCACTGGTCTTCGGTATTCAAGAAAGTTGTGTATGCTCCGTCTTTTCAAGAGTACGAACAACATATAAACAATATATTTGAGTCAATGCCTCTTGCTAGAGGGTTTATT AAGTTTGAGGTTGTTGATGGTGAAAAGCCATTTGTCGTGGATTTAGTGGATATGACTTGTTCATGTAGAGATTGGCAGATCAATAAGCTTCTGTGCAAGCACACCTGCTCTGCCATTGAGACAAAAGCGTTGTCTGTGTATGATTTTTGTGACAAGTATTTCAAGATCGAAGTGTATCGTGCTGCGTACAAAAGACATATTAATCTTATCCCAACCTTTGACATCAATGAGTCTTGTGTTGCTGCATCAAATGTAATCCAGGATCCTTCTGTGCGTAGTCAGGCCGGTCGTAGAGGGACGAAGAGAATACCATCGCAAGTTAATATACGTGTCTCAACATGTGGTCGTTGTCATGCAAGAGGACACAACAGACGCAGTTGCAAGGAACCTATTGTAATGGTCCGGGTGCGTCCCTTCACATCTCAAGGGGCCCGCAACCATTGtgctactcatggccttctccctATTTGA
- the LOC140876394 gene encoding uncharacterized protein isoform X1 produces MAVTHADLAPTGKNSNLGSKTGAFLMVLSLLLGLFCFIMCIVAETTRSEFDQAKWTASNDDDIKRNKSQCVYRSSGKMPLISAAVAFLVLVVAMVLQHTYLLVAVSKSEPLLEITWDFHSDFAKTFTLQAGFFFTTTWISFAVAEILLLIGLSVESGHLKNWETPRPNCVIIEHGLFTSAGVFGLLTMFLGSGLYVSALRAERWYQENNRRQVLESSVIYETPRPRPGPGGGISVANENENPTPSK; encoded by the exons ATGGCAGTTACACATGCTGATCTTGCTCCAACCGGGAAGAATAGTAATCTTGGCAGCAAGACTGGTGCATTCCTTATGGTTTTGTCATTATTATTGGGCTTGTTCTGCTTCATTATGTGTATTGTAGCGGAGACCACACGTTCGGAG TTTGATCAGGCGAAATGGACAGCTTCAAATGATGATGATataaaaagaaacaaatcccaATGTGTTTACAGAAGTAGTGGGAAAATGCCTCTTATCTCAGCAGCTGTTGCATTTCTTGTCCTTGTAGTGGCTATGGTATTGCAACACACGTACCTATTAGTTGCAGTTAGTAAATCAGAGCCGCTACTAGAAATCACTTGGGATTTTCATTCCGATTTTGCCAAGACTTTCACATtgcaggctggatttttctttACCACAACTTg GATCTCATTTGCTGTGGCAGAAATTTTATTACTGATCGGGCTAAGCGTTGAGTCGGGTCACCTAAAGAACTGGGAAACTCCACGTCCTAATTGTGTAATCATTGAGCATGGTTTGTTCACGTCTGCTGGAGTATTTGGCCTACTGACAATGTTTCTGGGCAGTGGTCTATACGTTAGTGCATTGCGGGCAGAAAGGTGGTATCAAGAAAACAATCGTCGGCAGGTTTTGGAATCTTCGGTCATTTACGAAACTCCACGGCCTCGTCCTGGACCTGGAGGAGGAATCAGCGTTGCCAATGAGAATGAGAATCCTACGCCATCAAAATAG
- the LOC140876394 gene encoding uncharacterized protein isoform X2, giving the protein MAVTHADLAPTGKNSNLGSKTGAFLMVLSLLLGLFCFIMCIVAETTRSEAKWTASNDDDIKRNKSQCVYRSSGKMPLISAAVAFLVLVVAMVLQHTYLLVAVSKSEPLLEITWDFHSDFAKTFTLQAGFFFTTTWISFAVAEILLLIGLSVESGHLKNWETPRPNCVIIEHGLFTSAGVFGLLTMFLGSGLYVSALRAERWYQENNRRQVLESSVIYETPRPRPGPGGGISVANENENPTPSK; this is encoded by the exons ATGGCAGTTACACATGCTGATCTTGCTCCAACCGGGAAGAATAGTAATCTTGGCAGCAAGACTGGTGCATTCCTTATGGTTTTGTCATTATTATTGGGCTTGTTCTGCTTCATTATGTGTATTGTAGCGGAGACCACACGTTCGGAG GCGAAATGGACAGCTTCAAATGATGATGATataaaaagaaacaaatcccaATGTGTTTACAGAAGTAGTGGGAAAATGCCTCTTATCTCAGCAGCTGTTGCATTTCTTGTCCTTGTAGTGGCTATGGTATTGCAACACACGTACCTATTAGTTGCAGTTAGTAAATCAGAGCCGCTACTAGAAATCACTTGGGATTTTCATTCCGATTTTGCCAAGACTTTCACATtgcaggctggatttttctttACCACAACTTg GATCTCATTTGCTGTGGCAGAAATTTTATTACTGATCGGGCTAAGCGTTGAGTCGGGTCACCTAAAGAACTGGGAAACTCCACGTCCTAATTGTGTAATCATTGAGCATGGTTTGTTCACGTCTGCTGGAGTATTTGGCCTACTGACAATGTTTCTGGGCAGTGGTCTATACGTTAGTGCATTGCGGGCAGAAAGGTGGTATCAAGAAAACAATCGTCGGCAGGTTTTGGAATCTTCGGTCATTTACGAAACTCCACGGCCTCGTCCTGGACCTGGAGGAGGAATCAGCGTTGCCAATGAGAATGAGAATCCTACGCCATCAAAATAG